A single genomic interval of Anthonomus grandis grandis chromosome 17, icAntGran1.3, whole genome shotgun sequence harbors:
- the LOC126746089 gene encoding retinol dehydrogenase 14 has protein sequence MYVYGIDICPIIKALIALALVGFLTVVALVKFYNVVTCGYFKSRVKMDGKTVIVTGASGGIGKETVRELAKRGARVILACRNLDKAQKVRDEIAEETKNESLIVKKLDLSSLKSVREFAEDILQSEQRLDVLIHNAGTAEKKLIKTEDGLELTMATNHFGPFLLTHLLIDLLKRSAPARIVVVASSLYQLTSLDLNNINPSSSWFPPWIYYPSKYANICFTLELARRLEGTGVTANCLHPGLIDSGIWRNVPVPLNWPTNLIAKCFFKTPQQGCQTTVMLACSDELKEVTGKYFMDCKEHTLNRGVSDVSKAKKLWELSEELVKLKPTDPKI, from the exons ATGTACGTGTACGGCATAGACATTTGCCCAATAATCAAGGCCCTAATAGCATTAGCCCTAGTAGGATTCCTAACGGTGGTAGCCCTAGTGAAGTTCTATAACGTGGTCACTTGCGGCTATTTCAA GTCCAGAGTGAAAATGGATGGAAAAACGGTGATAGTTACCGGTGCCAGTGGCGGTATAGGCAAAGAAACCGTGAGGGAATTGGCCAAAAGGGGTGCCAGAGTGATATTGGCTTGCAGAAACTTGGATAAGGCCCAGAAGGTTAGAG ACGAGATTGCCGAGGAGACCAAAAACGAGTCGTTAATAGTGAAAAAACTCGATTTATCCTCCCTAAAATCCGTAAGGGAGTTCGCCGAAGACATTTTACAAAGTGAGCAACGTTTGGACGTGCTGATCCATAATGCCGGAACGGCCgagaagaaattaataaaaactgaagACGGACTGGAACTCACCATGGCCACCAACCATTTCGGACCATTCCTGCTCACCCACTTACTTATCG ACCTCCTAAAACGCTCCGCTCCAGCTCGTATAGTCGTGGTGGCCTCCTCACTTTACCAACTCACTTCCCTGGACTTAAACAATATTAACCCGAGCAGCTCATGGTTCCCTCCATGGATCTATTACCCATCGAAGTATGCCAACATTTGTTTTACCCTGGAATTAGCCAGGAGACTGGAGGGTACCGGGGTAACCGCCAACTGTTTACATCCAGGTTTAATTGACAGCGGGATTTGGAGGAATGTCCCGGTACCACTGAACTGGCCCACCAATTTAATCGCTAAATGTTTCTTCAAGACCCCCCAGCAAG GTTGCCAAACGACTGTTATGCTCGCGTGTTCCGATGAACTCAAGGAAGTAACTGGGAAATATTTCATGGATTGTAAAGAGCACACACTTAATAGGGGTGTCAGTGACGTGTCTAAGGCCAAAAAACTATGGGAACTATCCGAGGAACTCGTTAAACTTAAGCCTACTGACCCGAAGATTTAA
- the LOC126746092 gene encoding biogenesis of lysosome-related organelles complex 1 subunit 1: MLTSMVKEHHAKQVIKKEIQESKRKEACAAASDLTQALVDHLNVGVAQAYLNQKKLDAEAKQLHTSALAFSKQTQHWLSLVDSFSSALKELGDVENWAKTIEGDIRTITTALEIVYKSSQEQSESQ, encoded by the exons atgttgACTTCCATGGTTAAGGAGCACCACGCTAAACAAGTcattaaaaaggaaattcaag AGAGTAAAAGAAAAGAGGCTTGTGCCGCCGCAAGTGACTTAACCCAAGCCCTAGTTGACCACCTTAATGTAGG GGTTGCCCAAGCCTACCTAAACCAGAAAAAACTAGATGCCGAGGCCAAACAGCTACACACCAGCGCCCTTGCATTTTCCAAGCAAACCCAGCACTGGCTCAGTCTAGTGGATAGCTTTAGTAGTGCCTTAAAAGAGCTGGGGGACGTGGAAAACTGGGCGAAAACCATCGAGGGCGATATAAGAACCATCACAACAGCCCTGGAGATTGTTTATAAAAGTTCCCAGGAACAAAGCGAGAGTCAGTAA